The window GATACTATTAGCGCTTATCAGTATTGTATTGTTGCGCATTCTAAACATCGGTGAGCGAGCGCAGCATAATTTTGTGCGCCTCTTTACCGTTGGTTTTGTTGCTGTTATAGGTATGCATGTTTTCATCGGCGCAGGAGTGAATGTCGGTCTTCTGCCGGTGACGGGCATTCCCCTTACATTCCTCAGTTACGGAGGGAGTCACATGCTCTCCATGATGATTGGCCTTGGCCTTGTACAGAGCATGAAGCGCTATTCATAGCATTATGACCCATATTCTTTCCCTCACATTTACCATCGAGCGTGCGCTCCACGTAGTATTGACCCAACAGGGTAGTGATTCTATCGTCGCCGAAGTCTTCATCCCTGTGACACGAACGTTTGATTCCGATCTTGTACAAGAGATGCGGACATTTTTTGAGCTCCATGCCGTGGATGTGCAATCCCTTGACATCCAGCTCAAGGAGGGGGCGCTTGACAAAAATACACTACCGTATAGAATGGCATATACCTGGAAGTCAGCGATAGAGTCGCTCAAGGCCAGGGAGGCAGCGACGTAAAAGAATGCGGCGCGGGGGTTCTGCGTCCCCGTATGCGTTTTTGCAGAGGTTGTGTTGTCCATCGTCCCCAACACTTCTGAGCAAACAAGTCGTTTGGATGATCAAAACTCAATAATTATTAGATACCCTTGCACGACCATATCTCTGGCCGTGTCTATTTCGTTTTATAGGGACTCTGCAGTGCGCTGCGCACCACCGCATGCACGGGTTCCGCACCATTTCCCTCTGTATGGCAGCACGAAAAGTATTCTCAAAATATCCTCTCCATCAGTATGATCCCCCACACTTGGTGCAGGTCCAATTGGACTCGTACCAATGGTTTCTCCAGACAGGGTTGAAGGAGCTTTTGCACGACGTCTCTCCTATTGAAGACTGGACGGGTAAAGAGCTCGAGCTTTCCTTTTTAGATTTTCGCATTGACGAGCCGAAGTACGATGAGCGTACATCAATCGCAAAAAACATTTCCTACGAGGCGCCGTTAAAGATGAAGATCAGCGTGCGCAACAAGCGCACCGGTGAGGAGCGTGATCAGGAGCTCTTTATTGCCGACATTCCGCTCATGACTCCGCGAGGCACGTTCATTATTAATGGCGTGGAGCGCGTGGTTATCTCACAGCTCATTCGTAGCCCTGGCGTTTTCTTCTCCCTTTCGCGCACGAGTCGGTATAAGCGCTTTTTTGGTGCAAAACTTATTCCATCGCGTGGTGCATGGTTGGAATTCGAAACCGGCTTTGATGGCGTCATCTCAGTCCGCATCGATCGTAAGCGCAAAGTTCCTGTCACCGCATTGTTGCGTGCGTGCGGCATTGCAAAAGACGACGAGATCAAAAAGCTTTTTGCTGATGTAGATACTGATGAGCACATGAAGTATATCTTGGCGACTATTCTCCAAGATCCTTCATCGAATGAAGAAGAGGGTCTTATTGAGCTCTACAAGCGCATCCGTCCCGGTGACCCTGCAACTGCAGACACAGCCCGCCAGATGGTGCAGAACATGTTCTTCAATACGGCGCGGTACGACCTTTCAAAGGTTGGTCGTTTCCGCATGAATGCTCGTTTTGATGAAAAGCTGGACGTTGATGTCCGTGAAAATCGTATTCTTCGCACGGAAGACGTTGTAGCAATTGTCCGCGAGATTATTCGTCTCAATAACGATCCGCATGCGCGTCCGGACAACATCGATCACCTTGGTAACCGCCGCGTAAAGACGCTCGGAGAACTCCTCCAAGATCGTTTGCGCATCGCGTTTGCTCGCATGGAGCGCAATATTAAGGATCGCATGAGCACGTTGGAAACAACCGACGGTGTTTTGCCATCGCAAATCATCAACGCGCGCCCATTTGTGGCCGCATTAAAGGAATTCTTCTCATCAGGCCAGCTTTCGCAGTTTATGGATCAGCACAACCCGTTGTCTGAGCTTGAGCACAAGCGCCGTCTTTCGGCGATGGGTCCTGGTGGCTTAACTCGAGAGCGCGCAAGTTTCGAGGTCCGCGACGTCCACCCATCTCACTATGGTCGCATTTGTCCGATCGCAACTCCGGAAGGTCCGAACATCGGTCTCGTAGGTCACCTTGCATTGTATGGAAAGATTTCTCCGCTCGGCTTCATTTTGACGCCTTATGTGAAAGTGGTGAAAGGCAAGATCACGGAAGAGGTTGAGTACATGGACGCAGTGCAGGAGGAGCGCCACATCATTGCCCAAGCAGGTTCTGCTATTGATAAAACTGGCAAGCTTGTGGGTGTGAATGGAAAAATCATGGCGCGCATGCATGGCGAGCCGACCACCGTTGCTATTGAGGATGTCGATTATATCGACATCTCACCGCGTCAGCAGTTCT of the Candidatus Paceibacterota bacterium genome contains:
- a CDS encoding DNA-directed RNA polymerase subunit beta; protein product: MAARKVFSKYPLHQYDPPHLVQVQLDSYQWFLQTGLKELLHDVSPIEDWTGKELELSFLDFRIDEPKYDERTSIAKNISYEAPLKMKISVRNKRTGEERDQELFIADIPLMTPRGTFIINGVERVVISQLIRSPGVFFSLSRTSRYKRFFGAKLIPSRGAWLEFETGFDGVISVRIDRKRKVPVTALLRACGIAKDDEIKKLFADVDTDEHMKYILATILQDPSSNEEEGLIELYKRIRPGDPATADTARQMVQNMFFNTARYDLSKVGRFRMNARFDEKLDVDVRENRILRTEDVVAIVREIIRLNNDPHARPDNIDHLGNRRVKTLGELLQDRLRIAFARMERNIKDRMSTLETTDGVLPSQIINARPFVAALKEFFSSGQLSQFMDQHNPLSELEHKRRLSAMGPGGLTRERASFEVRDVHPSHYGRICPIATPEGPNIGLVGHLALYGKISPLGFILTPYVKVVKGKITEEVEYMDAVQEERHIIAQAGSAIDKTGKLVGVNGKIMARMHGEPTTVAIEDVDYIDISPRQQFSVATALIPFLEHDDANRALMGSNMQRQAVPLITTESPYVGTGLEGRVAVDSGLVVVAPESGTITEVDSRHIVLTTDKGKEHVFDLLKFVRSNAVTCINQRAIVEKGQKVKKGDVLADGPSTESGELALGKNLVVAYMSFLGANYEDAIVLSQRLVKEDVLSSIHIDEYASDVRETKLGPEVTTYDIPNVAMERLADLDADGVVRIGAEVRSQDILVGKISPKGENDLTAEERLLRAIFGEKSRDVKDSSLRIDYGKEGRVVAVKTFSRDEGDKLDAGVIKRIQVSVAQLRKIQVGDKLAGRHGNKGVIAIILPEEDMPFLADGTPVDIVLSPLGIISRMNIGQVLESHMAIAAKTQGYKAAIPAMAGPTEDIIKEELEKAGLPVDGKMQLFDGKTGLPFDQKSHVGVTYFMKLIHMVEDKLHMRSIGPYSLITQQPLGGKAQFGGQRFGEMEVWALEGYGAAHTLQEMLTIKSDDILGRAKTYESIVNGEDIVAPHLPESFKVLVSEIKGLGLNVELIEQ